From a region of the Gordonia sp. PP30 genome:
- a CDS encoding N-6 DNA methylase: MVPESALDGPVHGLVDNRRAALMLGVPLNTFKVWATRAKTAKTGIPTAMPEPVASMHGNVYRAEDIEEFGRQIALHARSPRSDQRSRGAYFTPDDASTLIVQWAIRSPDDVVLEPSVGDGQFAHAVNAYADSRAWSRPHLYACELDPETAANAIDSGAVAAERLRVGDFLAATDLPMVDAVIGNPPYVRVRELPPALRRSAMRSADAALGSPMEPSGSAWMPFVAKATAQLRPGGRLAFVLPLDFTYVRYAQPLWRHLGRSFGSLTILRFRERVFKGILQNVLILLADARGGSTQQVNVLACDKLSDLPATVTGRGVPVALDDVVAGKRVFQHALLPQATRETLAALEPHSGRAGDRAKFNIGYVSGNKPFFHPDRETVRDFRLPSRSLLPTIASSRQVSRAALTTGSMDPEATLWLPDPRRLTEGERTYIAQGEHDSVDMAYKCRIRKPWYVVPGVRVPDVILTTFSDRPRLHVNDAGWMISNSVLGGYLRSGETARDFADSWYTPLTLLSIEIEVHSLGGGVMIAVPSEADGVKVLHRPDSLPPDRRALDTALAGGDTTAAYDAGAASIRRLVGDDGLAAVRDGAQTLRRWRRAKD; this comes from the coding sequence GCTCGTCGACAATCGTCGCGCCGCCCTCATGCTCGGGGTTCCGCTGAACACGTTCAAGGTCTGGGCCACGCGCGCCAAGACCGCCAAGACGGGGATCCCCACGGCCATGCCGGAGCCGGTGGCATCGATGCACGGCAACGTCTACCGGGCCGAGGACATCGAGGAGTTCGGGCGCCAGATCGCCCTGCACGCCCGATCCCCCCGCTCGGACCAGCGCTCCCGGGGCGCGTATTTCACGCCCGACGACGCGTCGACGCTGATCGTCCAGTGGGCGATCCGGTCCCCCGACGACGTCGTCCTCGAGCCGAGCGTCGGCGACGGGCAGTTCGCCCACGCGGTCAACGCGTACGCCGACTCCCGCGCCTGGAGCCGGCCGCACCTGTACGCCTGCGAGCTGGACCCGGAGACCGCCGCGAACGCGATCGACAGCGGAGCGGTCGCCGCCGAACGTCTGCGCGTCGGAGACTTCCTGGCCGCGACCGACCTGCCCATGGTCGATGCCGTCATCGGGAATCCGCCGTACGTCCGCGTCCGGGAACTGCCGCCCGCTCTCCGGCGATCGGCGATGCGCAGCGCCGATGCGGCGCTCGGGTCGCCGATGGAGCCCAGCGGCAGCGCCTGGATGCCGTTCGTCGCCAAGGCCACCGCCCAGCTGCGGCCGGGCGGCCGGCTGGCCTTCGTACTGCCCCTGGACTTCACCTATGTCCGCTACGCACAACCGCTCTGGCGCCATCTGGGCCGGTCGTTCGGCTCGCTGACGATCCTGCGGTTCCGGGAACGCGTGTTCAAGGGCATCCTGCAGAACGTCCTGATCCTGCTGGCCGATGCCCGGGGCGGCTCGACGCAGCAGGTGAACGTGCTCGCCTGCGACAAACTGTCCGACCTGCCCGCCACCGTCACCGGACGAGGGGTGCCGGTGGCTCTCGACGACGTGGTGGCCGGCAAGCGGGTCTTTCAGCACGCGCTCCTGCCGCAGGCGACCAGGGAGACCCTCGCCGCGCTGGAACCGCACAGCGGACGAGCCGGCGACCGGGCGAAGTTCAACATCGGCTACGTCTCCGGCAACAAACCCTTCTTCCACCCCGACCGCGAGACGGTCCGCGACTTCCGGCTGCCGAGCCGTTCCCTGCTGCCGACCATCGCCAGTTCTCGCCAGGTGTCCCGGGCGGCGCTGACCACCGGATCCATGGATCCCGAGGCCACGCTGTGGCTCCCGGACCCGCGGCGACTCACCGAGGGTGAACGGACATACATCGCGCAGGGCGAGCACGACTCCGTGGACATGGCCTACAAGTGCAGAATCCGCAAGCCCTGGTATGTCGTTCCCGGCGTCCGGGTACCCGACGTCATCCTCACGACCTTCAGCGATCGGCCCCGGCTCCACGTCAACGACGCCGGGTGGATGATCTCCAACAGCGTTCTCGGCGGCTATCTGCGCAGCGGCGAGACCGCCCGGGATTTCGCCGACTCGTGGTACACGCCGCTGACCCTGCTCAGCATCGAGATCGAGGTCCACTCCCTCGGCGGCGGCGTGATGATCGCGGTGCCGAGCGAGGCCGACGGTGTCAAGGTCCTCCACCGGCCCGACTCGCTGCCGCCGGACCGCCGGGCCCTCGACACCGCGCTGGCCGGCGGCGACACCACGGCGGCCTACGACGCCGGGGCCGCGTCGATCAGGCGGCTCGTCGGCGACGACGGCCTCGCGGCCGTCCGGGACGGTGCCCAGACCCTCCGGCGCTGGCGCCGAGCGAAGGACTGA